GACAGCATCCGTCCGCGCCACGCTTCCTACCGCGAAGCCTACGGCCGCGCGCCGCGCGCCAGGCCCATGGGCACGCAGATGGAACTGGTCGCCAAGCGCAAGGACGGCAGCGAGGTGATGGTCGAGATCGCGCTCAGCCCGCTGCAAAGCCAGGGCCTGCCGTTCGTGGTGGCGGCTATCCGGGACATCGGCGCCTATCCGCGCGTGAAGCAGGCGCTGCAACGTGCGCGCTACAGCGACTACCTCGCGCAACTGGGCCGGCTGGCCGTCGATACGCGCGACCTCCAGGTGGTGCTCGACCACGCGCCCGCCATGGCCGCGGAAGCGCTGGAGGTCGAGGTCGCCATGGTGCTGCTGCTCGACGAAAGCCGGCTCGAGTTCCGCGTCGCGAGCGGCGTCGGCCTGGTGTCCGGCGAAGAAATCGGCGCCCGCATTGCCAGCCACGCGAACACGCCGCCCGGGTTCGTGTTCGCAGAAGGCGCGCCGGTGGTGGTGGCCGACTTTGCCGACGAGCGCCGCTTCGCGGTGCCGCAGGCGTACCTCGATGCCGGGCTGGTCAGTGCGCTGGCCGTGCCTTTCTATGACCGCGGCCGCTTCATCGGCGTGCTGACCGTGCGCTCGCGCGAGGCCAGGCGCTTTGGCGACGAGGAACTCCGGTTCCTGGAGTCGCTGTCGAACCTGCTGGCCACCAGCCTGCAGCGCGTGCAGACCGAAGAGGCGCTCAGCCACGCGCAGCGGCTCGAAAGCGTCGGCCAGCTCACCGGCGGCATCGCGCATGATTTCAACAACCTGCTCACCGTCATCCAGGGCAACCTGCAGGTGCTGGAGGAACTGCCCGCCATCGCCGAAGACGGCTATGCGCAGCAGCTGGTGGGCGCCGCGGCGCGCGCTTCGCGGCGCGGCGCCGAACTCACCGGCAAGCTGCTGGCGTTTTCGCGCCGGCAGATGTTGCAGCCGCACGCGGTGGACACCCATGCGATGCTGCATTCGCTGGCCGACATGCTGCGGCGCACGCTCGACCAGCGCATCGGCATCTCGATCGACAGCGCAACGGATTGTCCGCCGGTGCTTGCCGACCCGGGACAGCTCGAATCGGCGCTGCTGAACATCGCCATCAATGCGCGGGATGCCATGCCCGACGGCGGCACGCTGCACTTTCGCGCCGAAGCCTGCGGCGCGCTGCCGCCCGAAGTGCACAACGAGCTGAGCGACCGCGACGCGCATGGCAGCTTCGTCGCCATCTCGATCACCGACAGCGGCACCGGGATGACCGAGGAAGTGAAGGAGCGCGCGTTCGAGCCCTTCTTCACCACCAAGGAAGCCGGCCGCGGCACCGGCCTCGGCCTGAGCACGGTGTACGGCTTCGTGAAGCAATCGAAGGGCGCCATCGCCATCGCCAGCCGGCCGGGCGCCGGCACCACGGTGACACTTTTCCTGCCGCAGCTGGACGAGCCAGCGGCTGCGGCCACGGAAGAGGACGACGTCGAACAGGCGATTCCGCCCGGCCTGCGCGTGATGCTGGTGGAGGACGACCCCGAGGTGCGCAAGGTCGTGCACACATTCCTCTCCACGCTCGGCTGCAGCGTGGCCGCGGCCAGCAATGCCGAAGAGGCCCTGATCCGCATGGAAACCGATGCTGGCGCCTTCGACCTGCTGCTGAGCGACATCGCGCTCGGCGCCGGCATGCGCGGCACGCGGCTCGCCGCCGAAGCGCAGCAGCGTTTTCCGGACCTGGCGATCCTGCTCATGTCCGGCTTCTCGTCGGAATTGCTGGACGCCGACCGCGAAGTGCCGCAGAGCTGGGAACTGCTGCGCAAGCCCTACACGCGCGCCGAGCTGGCGCGCGCCATGGGCCGCGTGCTTTCGCACCCCTAGCTGCCAGCCTGCCCGGGCGGCAGCTTCAGCTGCACCAGGCCTCGATCTGGTGCGCCATATCCAGCCACAGCGCCCGCAGCGCCATGGCTGCGAGCAATGCGCCGGCCAGGCGCGCGCCCCACGCCTGCGGCACCGCGCCGCCGCTCCACCTGAGCCTTTGCCAGAGCCATGGCGCGAGCAACAGCGAAAGGCCGCTGCCGATGGCGAACAGCAGCATCGCGAGCCCACCTTGCAGCGGCCCGTTGCCCAGGCTCGCCAGCAGCAGCGCCGAATAGAGCAGCCCGCAGGGCATCGCCACCCAGAGTGCACCGGTCGCAAGCATGCCGAGGGGCGAGCTTCCGGCCAGCGGGCGCAGGCGGCCTTCGAGCGTGCGGCCGATGCGTTGCGCCCACACCGGCTGCCGGCCCGCCACGGCCAGCACGGCGCCCCAGGCGAACACGAACACATGCAGCAGCATCCAAAGCGGCCTGAGCGCCGCCACCTGCGTGCCGGCTTGTGCCAGGCTGTCGACGCTCGCCGCCGCCATGGCGCCCGCCGCGGCATAGCTTGCGATGCGGCCCAGGTGGAACGCCGCCTGCGCGGGCAGCGCCATGCCGCCGGCCGCGCGGCCCGAAGCCGGTGCGGGCACGATGCGGATCACGGCAGCCGATGCCGCGCCGCACATGGCCACGCAGTGCGGCCCGCCTGCGAGGCCCATCAACAAGGCAGCCATGACCAGCCCGGTCTGCATGTGTTCAGACCACGCGCGAAAAGCGCGTGCGGTTCTCGCGGCAATACCGGTCGAACACCATCGCGATGGCGCGCACCACGAACCATCCCTCCGGCGTCACCTCGATGTCATGGTCGGTGACCCGCACCAGCCCCTCGGCCGCCAGCGGACCCAGCGCTGCGAACTCGGTGGCGAAGTAGTGCCGGAAGTCGATCCGGTGCGCATCGCCCATGGCGTCGAAGCCGACATGCCCCCTGCACATCAGCGCCATGATCACGTCGCGCCGCAGCACGTCGTCGCGGGTGAGCGCAAGGCCGCGAACCACGGGCAGGCGGCCCTGGTCGAGCAGATCGTAGTAGGCCTCGATGGTCTTGGCGTTCTGGCTGTAGGTGGCGCCGACGCGGCCGATGGCTGAAACACCGAGCGCCACCAGGTCGCCGCCCGGCTGTGTGCTGTAGCCCTGGAAGTCGCGGTGCAGCCGCCCTTCCCGCCTGGCGACCGCGAGCGGGTCGTCGGGCAGCGCGAAGTGGTCCATGCCGATGTAGACGTAACCGGCCTCGGTGAGCGTTGCGATGGCGCGCGCGAGCATCCGCACCCGCGCTGCTGCATCGGGCAGGTCTTCTGCCGCGATGCGCCGCTGCGGCTTGAAGCGCTCGGGCAGGTGCGCATAGGCATAGAGCGCGATGCGGTCGGGCCGCAGCTCGCAGACCTGCGCCATCGTGCGGTCGAACGACGCGTCGTCCTGGCGCGGCAGGCCGTAGATCAGGTCGACGTTGATCGAGCAGAAGCCCAGCGCGCGGGCCTCGGCCATCAGGTCGAACACCTGGCGTGCCGGCTGGATCCGGTGCACGGCCTTCTGCACGTCGGGATCGAAGTCCTGCACGCCGAAGCTCAGGCGGTTGAAACCCAGCGACGCCAGGTGTGCGAGCCGCGCCGCGTCGACGGTGCGCGGATCGATCTCGATGGACTGCTCGCCGCCGGGAAGAAAGACGAAGGCCCCGCGCAGCATCGCGAGGAGCTGGCCCAGTTCGGCGTCGTTCAGGAACGTCGGCGTGCCGCCGCCCAGGTGCAGCTGGCTCACGGCGGTGCCGCGCCCCAGCTGCGCCACCTGAAGGCGGATCTCGCGCGCCAGGTAGGCGAGGTACTGCGTGCCTTTCTCGTGATGCCGCGTCACGATCTTGTTGCACGCGCAGTAGTAGCACAGCGATTCGCAGAACGGAATGTGCACGTACAGCGACAGCGGCGCCGCGGACGCGCCCGCGTCGCGCCGGCCTTGCAGCGCAAGCGCGTAGTCGTCGGCATCGAAGGCTTCGACGAAGCGGTCGGCCGTCGGGTAGGAGGTGTAGCGCGGACCCGCGACGTCGAACTGGCGAAGCAAGGCGGCCGGCAGGGGCGCCGCATCGTGAACAGGGGCGCAGCCGGCAAAGGCGGTGGAAGACGAAGTCATTGCGGATGCTCGGGAAGTTCGCGCGGCGGCGGCATGGCCAGCAAGGCAGTGAATGCGCTGGAAGCTGCCGCCATGGCCCAGAAGACGAAGAACGCGAGGGTGTAGATCCCCTGGCGCGACATGCGCAGTGCGTCGCCGCCCCAGTGCAGATCGGACGGATCGACCATCGCGAAGACCAGGATCTCGATCGCGCAGGCCAGCAGGAACGCCGGCCACAGCACGCCGATGAGCTGCCGCGACCCGGTCATGGCCTGGCCTCTCGGCGCGGCACGGGCACGGCCTCTTCGGGCGTGGCCGCATGGTTCCTCCCGGAGACGGCGGGCATGAGCTTCTTGTCCGCCAGCGACCGGTTGATCTCGACGCCGCGGCGGTAGTAGTCCTGCGACACCAGCGGATCCTGGCTCCCCCATGCGATCCAGAAGGTCACGAAGCTCGCGACCACCACCAGTGCCGGGCCGGCGATCACCATCCAGAGCAGCGGATAGCGCCACCAAGGTTTCTCGGCGGGGGTCGTCATGCGTACTTTTCTTGCAGCTGCGTTCATTCCAACTCCTTCAGCGCGGCACCAGGAACACCGCTTTTTCGGACACCCGCACGCCGCTGTCCTCGTCGCGGATGTCGAAGTGCACCGCGTGCGAGCCGGCCGGCACCACGCCATAGGGCACCTGCAGGCGCACGGCGACCCAGCGCGACTGGGCCGCGTCGACGGTGATGCGCTCGTCGGGCGAGACGCGGAGGCCTTCGATGCCGTGCGCGGCAATGCGGTAGTGGCGGGCTTCCTCGGTGGCGTTCATGACCTGCAGGCGGTAGACGTTCTCGAGCAGGCCGCCCTCGACGATGCGGGCCAGGGACGCGCGGTCGCGCACCACGTCCACCTTCAGCGGCGTGCGTGCGACGAGGCTGGCCAGGAGCCCCGCCACCAGCAGCGCCAGGATGGCGCTGTAGACCAGCACGCGCGGACGCAGCACGCGGCGAAGCAGCTGGCGGCGCGTCCAGCCGGCCTCCATGCCGTTCTGCGTGTCGTAGCGGATCAGCCGCGGTGCATAGGCCATCTTCTGCATCACCGTGTCGCAGGCGTCCACGCAAAGGCCGCAGCCGATGCATTCGTACTGCAGGCCCTCGCGGATGTCGATGCCGGTCGGGCACACCTGCACGCAAAGCCCGCAGTCGATGCAGTCGCCCAGTGCCATGCTGCGCGGATCGGGGCCCTTGCGCCGCGGTGCGCGCGGCTCGCCGCGCTTCGGGTCGTAGGTGACGATGAGCGTGTCGCGGTCGAACATGGCGCTCTGGAAGCGCGCATAGGGGCACATGTACTTGCAGACCTGCTCGCGCATGAAGCCCGCGTTGCCGTAGGTTGCAAAGCCGTAGAAGAAGACCCAGAACACCTCCCACGAGCCCATGCGGGTCTGCAGGAAGGCCAGGCCCAGGTCGCGGATGGGCGTGAAGTAGCCCACGAAGGTGAAGCCGGTCCACAGCGCGATGCCGATCCACACCAGGTGCTTGAACCACTTCTTCACCAGCTTCTCGAGCGACATGGGTTCGGTGTCCAGCCGCATGCGCGCCGTGCGGTTGCCCTCGATCTTGTGCTCCACCCACATGAAGATCTCGGTGTAGACCGTCTGCGGACACGCGTAGCCGCACCACAGCCGCCCGGCCACGGCGGTAAAGAGAAAAAGCGCCAGCGCACTGACCACCAGCAGGCCCGAGAGGTAGATCAGGTCCTGCGGGTAGAGCACCAGCCCGAAGATGTAGAAGCGCCGCGCCGCCAGGTCGAACAGCACCAGCTGCCGCTCGCCCCACTCGGCCCACGGCAGGCCGTAGAACACCAGCTGCGTCAGGAACACCATGGCCCAGCGCCAGCGCGCGAACATGCCGCGCACGGTGCGCGGATAGATCTTCTTCGTGGCTTCGTACAGGCCTTGCGCGTCGCCGTCGGCCGAAGCGATGGGAATGACCTTGCGCGCGCCCGGGCGGTCGACAGGTGCCGGTGCGGAGACGGGGGCGGAGGAATCCATGATGAACGACCGGCGGCCTCAGGGCCCGGCGACGGGGTTGGAAAGGCCCCAGACATAGGAAGCGAGCAGCTTGATCTGCGCCTCGGTCAGGCGGCCTTCCTGCGGCGGCATCTCGCTGTGCTTGCCGGCATTGACGATCTGCACGATCGCAGCCTCGCCATAGCCGTGCAGCCAGACCTTGTCGCTGAGGTTGGGCGCGCCCACGGCCTGGTTGCCGACACCGCCGATGCCGTGGCAGGCAGCGCACACGGTGAACTTCGACTTGCCCAGGCCCGCGCGCACCGAGTCGTGCGGCGCGCCCGACAGGCTCAGCACGTAGTTCGCCAGGTTCTTCACCTCGTCCTGGGTACCGACCGCGGCCGCCAGCGGCGGCATCATGCCGATGCGACCCTTGGTGATGGTCTCGGCGATCTTCTCGGGCGTGCCGCCGTGCAGCCAGTCCTTGTCGGTCAGGTTGGGAAAGCCCTTGCTGCCGCGCGCGTCGGAGCCGTGGCATTGGGAGCAGTTGTTCATGAACAGCCGCTCGCCGATGGCCATGGCCTTGGGTTCGCGCGCAACGTCTTCCATCGGCATGCCGGCGTAGCTCGCGTAGACCGGCGCCAGCGCCTGGTTGGCCTTGTCGACTTCGGCGTCGTACTCGCTCCGGGTGCTCCAGCCGGCCTGGCCGCTGAAGCTGCCGAGGCCCGGAAAGACCACCAGGTAGCCGACCGAAAAGATGATGGTCAGCACGAACAGGCCGACCCACCACAGGGGCAGCGGGTTGTTGGATTCGCGCAGGTCCTCGTCCCAGACATGGCCGGTGGTGTTGTCCGCATCGGAGGCCACGCGCTTGCGCGCCGTGAGCCACAGCAGCAGCGCGCACCCGAGGATGCTCAGCACCGTGCCGGCGGCGACGTAGTTGGACCAGAAATTGTTGATGAAATCGCTCATCGCGGGGCCCTCTTGTTTCAGTCCTGCTCGAACGGCAGATGGGCGGCTTCCTCGAAGCGCGAGGCATTGCGCCGGGCGTAGGCCCAGGCCACGATGCCGAGGAAGAGCGCGAAGCACAGCACGGTGGCGGCAACGCGCAAGGTGGTCAGATCGATCATGGTCGGGAGCTCCTTACTTGAGCGCGAGGCCCAGCGATTGCAGATAGGCCACGGTCGCGTCCAACTCGGTCTTGCCGCGAACCTCTTCGGCCGCACGGGCGATCTCCTCGTCCGAGTACGGCACGCCGACCTGGCGCAGCGCACGCATGCGGCGTGGCATGGCTTCGGCGTCGACCAGGTTCTTGTCGAGCCACGAATAGGCCGGCATGTTCGACTCGGGCACAAGGTCGCGCGGGTTGTTCAGGTGGATGCGCTGCCACTCGTCGCTGTACTTGCCGCCCACGCGGTGCAGGTCCGGCCCGGTGCGCTTGCTGCCCCACTGGAACGGGTGGTCGTAGACGAACTCGCCCGCCACTGAATAATGGCCGTAGCGCAGCGTCTCCGAGCGGAACGGCCGGATCATCTGCGAGTGGCAGTTGTAGCAACCCTCGCGCAGGTAGACGTCGCGGCCGGCGAGCTGCAGCGCCGAGTGCGGCTTCAGCCCCTGGATCGGCTCGGTGGTCGACTTCTGGAAGAACAGCGGCACGATCTCGACCATGCCGCCGATGGCGATCACCACCAGGATCAGCACGATCATCAGCAGGTTGTTGGTCTCCACCTTCTCGTGGGTGAAGCCGCTGCCCTTGCGTTCGGTATTCGGGTTCATGGTGCTTTCCTCAGGCGTGGGCCACGGCAACGGGCGGGATCGACGCCTGCACCGAGCGCCCAGAGATGACGGTCATCCACACGTTCCAGGCCATCACCAGCATGCCGCCCAGGTACAGCAGGCCGCCCGCCAGCCGCACCACGTAGAACGGGTAGGTGGCCTTCACGCTCTCCACGAAGGTGTAGGTGAGCGTGCCGTCCGGGTTGATGGCGCGCCACATCAGGCCCTGCATCACGCCGGCGATCCACATGGCGGCGATGTACAGCACGATGCCGATGGTGGCGATCCAGAAGTGCGCGTCGATGGCCTTCACGCTGTACATCTCCGTACGGCCGTACATGCGCGGGACCAGGTAGTAGAGCGATCCCATGGTGATGAAGCCCACCCAGCCCAGCGCGCCGGCATGCACGTGGCCCACGGTCCAGTCGGTGTAGTGGCTCAGTGCGTTGACGGTCTTGATGGACATCAACGGTCCCTCGAAGGTCGCCATGCCGTAGAACGACAGCGCCACGATCAGGAAGCGCAGGATCGGGTCGGTGCGCAGCTTGTGCCAGGCGCCCGAGAGCGTCATCACGCCGTTGATCATGCCGCCCCAGCTCGGCGCGAGAAGGATCAGCGAGAACACCATGCCCAGCGACTGCGTCCAGTCCGGCAGCGCCGTGTAGTGCAGGTGGTGCGGGCCGGCCCACATGTAGGTGAAGATCAGCGCCCAGAAGTGGACGATGGAGAGCCGGTACGAATACACCGGGCGGCCGGCCTGCTTGGGGATGTAGTAGTACATCATTCCCAGGAAGCCCGCCGTGAGGAAGAAGCCCACCGCGTTGTGCCCGTACCACCACTGCACCATGGCGTCCTGCACGCCGGCATAGGCCGAATAGCTCTTCATCCAGCCCGCAGGGATCTCGGCGCTGTTGACGATGTGCAGCAAGGCCACGGCGATGATGAATGCGCCGAAGAACCAGTTGGCCACGTAGATGTGGCGTACCTTGCGAACGCCGATGGTGCCGAAGAACACGACCGCATAGGACACCCACACCGCCGCGATGAGGATGTCGATCGGCCACTCGAGCTCGGCGTATTCCTTGCCCGTGGTGTAGCCCAGCGGCAGGCTGATGGCGGCGGCCACGATCACGGCCTGCCAGCCCCAGAACACGAACGACGCGAGCGCCGGCGCAAAGAGCCGGACCTGGCAGGTGCGCTGCACCACGTGGAAGCTGGTGGCCATGAGCGCGCAGCCGCCGAACGCGAAGATCACCGCGTTGGTGTGCAGCGGCCGCAGCCGGCCGTAGCTGAGCCAGGGGATGCCGAGGTTGAGCTCGGGCCAGGCCAGCTGCGAGGCGATGATCACGCCGACGAGCATGCCGACGACGCCCCAGACAACGGACATGAGGGCGAACTGCCTGACGACGGTATCGTCGTAGGCCGCCGCGGGGGGATTGGATGGTTGCATCGTGCTGCCTCTTGATGGACTGCAGCCAGTGTCCGCGTGCACCCCCCGGGCCGGTTTGATGCAGATCAATCGCCTTGCAGGATGCGGTCGCCTTCGATCTCGATGTCGTCGAATTGCCCACGCTCGATGGCCCACCACAGGCCGCCGAGAATGGCGAGCACCAGCACCACGGAAAGCGGGATCAGGAGAAAGAGGATGTCCATCAGCGAAGCCCCGTGCGCACCGCCGCGAGCCGCGCCGCGTTGAGCACCACCACCAGCGAACTGGCCGCCATGCCCAGTCCTGCAAGCCACGCGGGCAGCCAGCCGGCAATGGCCAGCGGCACGCACAGCGCGTTGTAGCCGGCGGCCCATGCGAGGTTCTGCCGCACCACGCGCAGCGTTCTGCGCGCCTGCGCGATGGTGCGCGGGATGGACGCGAGCGCATCGCCGAGCACGACGAAGTCGGCCCGCGCACGCGAGAGCGGCACCGCGCGGCCGAAGGCGAAAGACGCGTTCGCGCGCGCCAGCGAAGGGCCGTCGTTGAGCCCGTCGCCCACCATCGCGACCTGCCGGCCCTCGGCCTGCAGGCGCCACAGCACCTCGAGCTTGTCTTCGGGCGTGCAGCCGCCCTGCGCAAAGGCGATGCCGGCGCGTGCGGCGATCTCGCGGGCCGCGCTGTCGCGGTCGCCCGAGAGCAGGCGCACCGTGATGCCTTCGGCCTGCAGCGCCGCCACCGCGGCGGCAGCGTCGGGGCGCAGTTCCTCGGCGAGCACGAAGCTCGCGAGCCAGCCCGCGTCGTCGCTCAGGTGAACCTGCGGCGACTCGACCTCGAGCGGCGGCACATCGCAATGGCTGGCCGAGCCCAACCGAACGCGATGCGCCGGCGCCTCGGTGCTCGCGCTTCGGCGCAGCAGGCCTTCGAGGCCGAGGCCCGCGAGCTCGGCAGGCCGGGTCACTTCCCAGGCCGGTGGCGAGCGGAACTGGGCGTTCCATGCGTTCACCAGCGCGCGAGCGCCGGGGTGCAGCGAGTGTGCGCCGAGCGCGGCGCCGATCTCCAGCGCATCGCCGGGACGCAGGCCCTGCCTGCAATAGACGCGCTCCAGGCGCGGCGTGTCGCCGGTCAGCGTGCCGGTCTTGTCGAAGACCACGGTATCGACCGAGGCCAGCGCCTCGAGCGCCTGCAGGTTCGAGGTCAGCACGCCGCCGCGCGCCAGCGCCCCGGCGCTCGCGAGCATGGCGGCGGGGGTGGCAAGCGAGAGCGCGCACGGGCAGGTCACGATCAACACCGCCACCGCCACCATCAGGGCCTTGCCTGAATCGGCATGCCACCAGAAGGCCGCGGCCCCGGCGGCCGAGACCAGCACCACGATGAGAAAAGGCCGCGCGATCCGGTCCGCCAGCTGCGCCAGGCGCGGCTTGCCGAGCGCCGCGCTTTCCATCAGCCGCACGATCTGCGCGAAGCGCGTGCCCTCGCCCACCGATTCGATGCGCACCTGCACCGTGGCCGACAGGTTGTGGCTGCCGGCCAGCACGCGCTCGCCGCGCGCACGCGGCACGGGCCGCGATTCGCCGGTGAGCAGCGCCTCGTCGGTGCTGGTGCCGCCATCGACCAGCATGCCGTCGGCCGGAAACGCCTCGCCGGGGCGCACCCGCACCAGGTCGCCCGCCTTCAGGCGCCGGACGGCCACGCGCTGCCAGCCGCCATCGGCCTCCAGGCGTTCGATGCTGTCGGGCAGGCGGTTCATCACGGCTTCGAGCGAGCCGGCCGTGCGGTCGCGCAGCCTCGCCTCGAGCCAACGGCCCGTGAGCAGGAAGAACACGAACATCGTCAGCGAGTCGAAGTACACCTCCTGCCCCAGCACCCCCGCGTCGTCGAAGGTGGCCGCGGTGCTGACCGCGAAGGCAATGGCAATGCCGAAGGCGACCGGCAGGTCCATGCCGATGCGGCCCTGGCGCACGTCGCGCCACGCGCTGCGGAAGAACGGCCCGCAGGAAAAGAACAGCACCGGCAGCGTGAGCACCCACGAGGCCCAGCGCAGCAGCAGCGCGGCATCGGCCGTCATCTCGCCCGGCTGCGCAATGTAGGCCGGGTAGGCATACATCATCACCTGCATCATGCAAAAGCCCGACACAAGCCACCGCCACAGCGCGAGCCGCAGGTCGCGCGAACGGCGCTCGCGCGCCGAGCTGTCCGCGGCGGGCACCAGCCGGTAGCCCGCGGCTTCGGCGGCCTCGAACCAGCGCGAAGGCCGCGTCTGTGCGGCGGACCACACCACGCGCGCGCGCTGGCTCGCGGCATTGACCTGCACCTCGGCCACGCCGGGCACGCCCAGCAGCGCCGATTCCACCGTGAGGCCGCAGCCCGCGCAGTGCATGCCCTCGACCGCGACCTGCGATTCCCATCGGCCGGAGCCGGCCGTGCCATCGTCCAGCGCGCGGCCGAACGCGGTCCATTCGGAAGGATCGTCGAGCACCTGCCAGGCTTCACGGGGAGCCCGTGGTGGCGCGGCGGGCGGGGAAAAGTGGGCGAGCGCGGCTTGCATCGGGCAAGGCTAAGGGCCGTGGCCGCGCCGGCGTTTGATCTGCATCAAGGGGCGCCCCTGCCCGGCTGCCTAAGCTGGCGGCCTATTTCCCATCAAGAGAGCACCATGTTCAAGCGCATCCTCGTGGCCACCGACGGTTCCACGCTGTCGAAGAAGGCGGTGGCCAGCGCCATTGCGCTGGCGGCCCGCCATGACGCCGGCCTGGTGGCGCTCACCGTGGTGCCGCGCTACCCCAAGGGCTATTTCGACGGCGCCCTGTCGTTCTCGCCCGAGGACATCGCGCGGGTGGAGAAGCAATGGGCCGACAAGGCGCAGGACATGCTCGATGCGGTCGAGACCCGCGCGTCCGCCA
The Variovorax sp. OAS795 genome window above contains:
- a CDS encoding cation-translocating P-type ATPase, with protein sequence MQAALAHFSPPAAPPRAPREAWQVLDDPSEWTAFGRALDDGTAGSGRWESQVAVEGMHCAGCGLTVESALLGVPGVAEVQVNAASQRARVVWSAAQTRPSRWFEAAEAAGYRLVPAADSSARERRSRDLRLALWRWLVSGFCMMQVMMYAYPAYIAQPGEMTADAALLLRWASWVLTLPVLFFSCGPFFRSAWRDVRQGRIGMDLPVAFGIAIAFAVSTAATFDDAGVLGQEVYFDSLTMFVFFLLTGRWLEARLRDRTAGSLEAVMNRLPDSIERLEADGGWQRVAVRRLKAGDLVRVRPGEAFPADGMLVDGGTSTDEALLTGESRPVPRARGERVLAGSHNLSATVQVRIESVGEGTRFAQIVRLMESAALGKPRLAQLADRIARPFLIVVLVSAAGAAAFWWHADSGKALMVAVAVLIVTCPCALSLATPAAMLASAGALARGGVLTSNLQALEALASVDTVVFDKTGTLTGDTPRLERVYCRQGLRPGDALEIGAALGAHSLHPGARALVNAWNAQFRSPPAWEVTRPAELAGLGLEGLLRRSASTEAPAHRVRLGSASHCDVPPLEVESPQVHLSDDAGWLASFVLAEELRPDAAAAVAALQAEGITVRLLSGDRDSAAREIAARAGIAFAQGGCTPEDKLEVLWRLQAEGRQVAMVGDGLNDGPSLARANASFAFGRAVPLSRARADFVVLGDALASIPRTIAQARRTLRVVRQNLAWAAGYNALCVPLAIAGWLPAWLAGLGMAASSLVVVLNAARLAAVRTGLR
- a CDS encoding universal stress protein, which gives rise to MFKRILVATDGSTLSKKAVASAIALAARHDAGLVALTVVPRYPKGYFDGALSFSPEDIARVEKQWADKAQDMLDAVETRASASGVQLKTAVANSDLVAESIVAAAKKHKCDLIVMASHGRKGIKRLLLGSETQHVLAHSTLPVLVLR